Genomic DNA from Perca fluviatilis chromosome 12, GENO_Pfluv_1.0, whole genome shotgun sequence:
AGCTGAAATCCATAACGTTTCTAACCTCAGCACCTGGTGGTTGGATGATAATTTCAATCAGAAGTTTATGGTCGTTTATGGTTTCCTCTAGCAGTTTTAACCTCATCTTTTATGTGTgtggaatgtttttttatggATGCAGCATGGGTGAAAGCCCAAACCAAATGTTCTATAATGTGGGACAATCAAGTGAATCTTGTATTTTTCTATCCTATTACTAGTTGTCTCTCCATTTTTCATTCATCCCAATTGTTTGTTTCTTGCTGTACATCCTCAGTGGGCTGCTAACCTGTCTGTAAACATTTAGACTTGTTTTTGTCTGCCCTCTACAAATGCAGGTTGTTAAATACATTCATGGAAACATATACTTAATTTTACAGTAATAAATGCACAGCTATCAAACGCTGTGTTCTACTTAGCCAGAGGTTAGTTGAGGTGTAAACCTTAGCTTGAAAAGCAGGTGTTTAAAGTGCTGACTTCTATTTAAAGATATAGAAATAGTTCATACGTTTTCAGCAATAGGTGCATGAACATGGCTCAGGCTACAGATCATGTTCATGGTCATATTGCAGTTATTGAGACAGTTAACAAAAACAACCTTCTGCATGTCATGTGTTTGCTAGTTGAAGAGTTCTAATGTCACCACACTTTGATTGGTTTCCTTGTTGTCTTttaggtgtttgtgtgtaacaGTGCCAAGTACAGTGACCTGGGCCAACCCTTTGGCTACTTAAAGGCCAGCACAGCTCTCAACTGTGTCAACCTGTTTGTGATGCCCTACAATTACCCCGTGCTTCTGCCACTTCTGGGTAAGACTGGCGGTTCACATTTGTCATCCTTCCCTCATTTTTGCCGTCACTGTGTGCTCCTGTATATCTCGTTAATTGTCATTTAGAGGGAAGTAGACATAGGACCAGTCTTTTGTACTGTCATGCATGCCTCCACATTCCTCAgcacatgtaaataaacatggTCATAATGTGCCATTATAGTAAGAGGGTCATAttattaaatttattattatttggcaAAGGCTTTAGAAAATTGAATTAATCCATGAAAAAGTAAGAAATGTAAAATTTCTCTCTTGCAAAACCTGGAGGCttttatacagtaaatgttgCAGGTGAACGTCATTTTTTAGTctaaatttgttttctttcttgcagaTGACTTGATCAAAGTGCACAAGTTCAAGCCTACCATCAAATGGCGGCAGTCCTTTGAGAACTACCTGAAGACCATGCCTCCATATTATATCGGGGTaagtggaagttttttttttttaattatttgtgcCAACCTAGGAAAACCATAAAAGATATGCTCTGGTCTTATTGTTGTTCTTCTTCCCACAGTCCCTGAGGAAGGCTCTGAGAATCATGGGTGCACCAAACCTGCTGGCTGACAACATGGAGTATGGCCTGAGCTACAGCGTGGTCTCCTACCTGAAGAAGCTCAGCCAGCAGGTAAGAAGTTGGGATGTTTTGTCTTGCTACCTTTGGGCACATACAGTATCACAGAAAATCGGTGTCTATCTGCTGTCTGTATGTTAGCCTGATGCATCTTATTATTTCAAATTTTAGTCAGTCTCACATCCACTGTCCTGTTGCCATAATCACTCACCAGCACACAAATCCAAAGCTTAAAACTGTCCCCAAGTGCATTTACTCCTATTTGAGTAAACCTTTAAGTAACTtgacaataacaaacaaaaaagtgtttaaaacaGTCACAAAATGCATGGTCAGATTTATATCCTTGGTTACTTATTCTTTTGAATAGATACAGTGTTAATATTATGCTTAATTTTATAGTAAATTGTATAGAAGCAAATTTAAAGTAATGAAAACATAAATTTTTGATGTGGGTGCAAAAAATTCAATATCATATTGACCCTGGTATCAAAAAATGATCAATCCTAGTGTGCATATTTTAGAATTGTTTATACATTAAGTAAGAGACTGAATGTGACTGTGTTCCAAATGCATCTAGTCATATTGCTTATTTGCTTACATTTCCAGTCAAAAATTGAGTACGACCGCCTGATTGCCTTGATTGGTAAGAAACAGCCACCCGAGGCCGGCATCAAGGTGCGTTGGCGAGGTGGAGGTATTTCTCTGGCCCAGCGCAGGGACTTCATCCAGCAGCTGCAGAGTCTCTCTGGGGAGGCTCCGACTCTGCCCTTGGAGCTCAACCCCAAAGAGTTCCAGGGCTTCCAGCTGGCACTGCTCAACAAGGTAACGATGGATTATTATTCATGTTAAAATCAAAGTTTTTCAAAGGATAAACGGATTCTATAAGCAAGAGGTATTCAGTCAGGGTTACACAcatcaacattttattttactcttGTCTACTGAGCTGCATTTACTTCAAATATTTACATTCACCAAATATTATTTACTATTTATGAAAGTTGTGATAGTGTTGTTCCTTGCGAAAATCTCACTCATTCACTTTCTGCTTAGACTTTCTCTGCCTTCCTGGCTTTTCAGCCAACAATCCTCCAGAGGTGTTTATTGAGATGAAGTTTGTTTGGGTGCTTGTTTGAGGGCTTTGGCATTTGAAAAATGCTCATCTCTCCCCGACAGTATCCACTGCATATCCTCTCTGTTATAGCCAAAGTACAACTGTATTTCACCAGAAAACAACCATATTTACTGGCCTAATTTAAACTCCCATCGCTGTCTTTACAATACCCTCTGTCTTATGTTCTCATCAGGGCCTAAAGCCGCAGAGCTTTAGGAATCCCTACGACATACCACGCAGCCACCTGCTGGACCAGCTTAGCCGAATGAGGAGGAACCTGCTCAACACCAGCGTCTGTACTCTCAGAGGGCAGGACTCAGGTAAGTCACTGTGCAAGACTTGTTTCTCACACCCACTGTTGGGTTTGGTCATAATTGTGCTCTGGTATTCCTGTAACCACACCCAAAACTGATCTCACGGTGAAAACATCAACCACTGACTGAAAGGTCATCAAAAGAAAAGATCTTTATCTGGTATTAAGAGCAAAAATTTTAAAATTCTGTGtgttagggctgttggaacgaattccAAAAGTTAAATATAATTCAAATAGTAAAATAATCAATGCTatttgaatgctgaaattactattcgaatgtgatttttttaaaattttgataaataggttggctaacgttagctaacctcCTCTTCTCATGTCACGTCTGAACAATAAGTTACGGGGGTGAGAAACGAAAGGCATTGTGAACTAACGCTACGTAccaagtaacgttagctcaggggggagtgacaggctgcggctggaaatcggaagaaggatgggaaatagtttaacatgactttaaaatcaatCTCCACCGAACCAAAACGCTTATGTTATCAACAGTTAGCTTGTTCTGGCTTCCTAACGGCATCGCGTGTTAAaggagcttagctgggagcttcatggagacagctaaagatTATGTAAGCTggcctacagctgtcagagttagctttatatattaccttctaacagctgtattctcagtaacgtgacaatctgcaagaaacaggtttgcttataaatcactaaaatagtaatGGCATCGccgtttggcttagttatcaatgccgttagcaCCGTCGCTAACACTAttgttacttagtttatgacaaatcgttttggctgtgctttctaacatgatgtcattgtgctaaccgagcaccgttagcGGCGTGCCAGAAATGCAATTCGCCATGACGTAgatccccttcaaggccaggctgatgttggaagtccctctagtggacagaacgtgtaacaacgaccacatgcttatagtggcattgacaatgcataagcctgagttgtgtagtacatatttataacaggctgcttatgagcattaaatatttgaatattatttgaatatttaaaaaaataacaaatgaaattctaatggtattatagaggaagactgacCGCTCTAGTGTGTGTATTAAATGTTCCTGTCTCCTGTCCAGACCAGCTCCACAGCGTGCCAATAGCCCAGATGGGCAACTACCAAGACTTCCTAAAAGCTGCTCCTCAGCCTCTTCGAGACGCAGACCCTGAACAGCCCAAACGCCTCCACACATTCGGCAACCCCTTCAAACTAGACAAGAAGGTAACATATCGGccctgatatacagtatatgataaCCCTGGTCCTCTTTCATGAGTAAAAGACAAAAATTGTTAATTTAGGCAAATGTAAATTGACCACCTTCCTCACTCCCCTCTCAGGGCATGATGATCGACGAGGCAGATGAGTTTGTGACCAGCCCTCAGAACAAGGGTAAGAGACCAGGAGACAGCAGCAACATGACGGGCGGAGGGCCCAAGAGACGTCGCTGCATGTCGCCTCTGCTGCGTCTAGGCAGAGCCTACACCCCTCCAGTAACACCGCCTGCCAGCCCTCGGCCAACCGGTATAATTACACGTCTTTCTAACTATGCAATCCAACTCTGCAATGTATCTGACTTAGCACAAATAATATAGAAATGcctgaaaaagcaaaaacaacatGGCTCATGTCAGCCAAAGTCTGTCGTTTCAAGTAATTTAGTGCTAAACtaaattttaataaatacatttttttttttaaatctctgaaCCTGCAGACATGGACACGAATGACGGAGCAGCTGAACCGGACCTGATCATCAACCACCTGAATCAGAACCACTACGGCTCAGACGAGAGCTCAGACTCTGAGCTGGATCAACCCTCGGAGCCCGGCGACCACCAGGAGAACCACACGGCCGCGGAACCAGAGGACCTCCGGCACGGGgacgtggaggaggaggaggacgaagaGGAGAATGGGCAACCCCAGGCAGGCGAGCTGCAGCCGGGCAGCGAGGGAGGAGCGGAGATGGTGCTGGTGGAGGACCAGCCGCCTCGCTACCTGACACCTGCAGCTCTGAAGAAGCACATCCACATCGAGACCACCAAGGTCAACAACGAGCTGAGGACGCTCATCACCAGGGAGATCAGGAAACCTGGCCGACGTACGTAGCCAAACATAGTCTATGGGGGGGGTCGGGAAAAAATAAACGGTCTACTAGGGCTGGGTTTAGATAGATATTCTGTTtttcggtgttttaagccccccaacgtctccttccaggcagcgctgcctggaaggcactaggattaggctatggttatggttagggttaggattagggttatggttaggtgccttgaagtcaacggccgcagcgctgcctggaaggagacattgggggcttaaaacactatCGAGCAGATATTGTTCTATACCAATGTTGATGTGGTAGCCAAGTTTGGTATTTATACCGAAGcgatattacatttttaattaatatttaaatatttttttatttaatttaggaaatataaacattatttcttcaaaagcctttttttttattttattttacaaaagaagacccatgttacatattgtctAAACACAAGCAGCCATTTAAAGACCTATGCCTGAGTTAAAGAAAGCATTGGCAGAACTATAGTTTAAATCATCAAATAACTGACTAAAGATTAAGTATTGAGGTTTAATACCCAGCTTTACTTAAGGACTTCTGCAGTTCTAGAAAACACAGCATTATTGAGCAATTATTCCTCATtaactttctctctttctgtctcagaCTATGAGAAGATCTTCCTCCTCCTGAAGCAGATCCAGGGCACTCTGGACACCCGACTCATCTTCCTCCAAAACATCATCAAAGAGGCGGCCAGGTACAGTTAAACCCTCCTCTGATGTAACAGCGTTACTGTTATTACCCTGCTGTCTTAAATAAGCTGGGACAGAACCATTTGGAGATGTGGTTAAGAAACAAATCCCCTGTGTTTCACTTGTAGATCCTGTATCGCTCAACTATCTTTGCTTAGGCCCGCCCTTTACGACTCTCTTCAGAAAAAGAGCAATTCTATATCCTAGTGCTGTGATCACCAGCAGCATCCTGTTCCTGACATAAGAAAATGTGACTATTCAAACGCCTAAAATGTTTGGTTTAATGGACTTACTTGCTACagaactaaccctaaccccaaaacAAACTTGTTTTTATCGTTTGTTCCTCGCTTTAGGTTCAAGAAGCGCGTTCTCATCGAGCAGCTGGAAAACTTCCTCGAAGAGATCCACAACAGATCTAATAACATGAACCACGTGGACACGCTCTGAGACCAGCTCATTCCTAAACTTAACTCAATGAAAATGAACCTGACAACGCCCCACGTCCTTCtgaacccccccccacacacacacaccaccaccaccacaaccaccCCCACCTATACTTGGCCCCTGCGGAGAAGAGACAATACAGCATCTAGCTCTCAAACTATCACCTCTTCAGTGGACTCTCAACATTATTGATGGTCGCGTTGGTTTGCACACAGTTTAAACTAAAGTCAGTGTTGACCCTGAATGATGCAAGTTTTCAGATATCCAAAAGGGGGAGTGAGGAAGCATTTTATTGCTACAGGTGAAGTGTTTTGTCTACATAATGAAATTTTTGGCCTGTAGAACATTTGAGCATGGCTGTTTTCTGATCTGTGAACCCGTCCTGAAGCGTCCCCCTTCGCTTATTCTCCTCCTCCAATTtagattttcttctttttaaaagaCAAAGTGAAAAATCTCTCAAAAGACGAGGTGGATAAAACGAGGGAGTGCAGGACTTTTCTGGAGAGCAACAGATAGCAGCCTGCGTCTGAATGTTATGCTCAGTCGTGTTTtatttgtgatgatgatgtaatGGAGCCCCAGTGTAGAAGGGTTCAGGTTGTGTGTTGGTAACTCAGGGTCAAACAGGATCCAGTGGAGATGCTTATGAAACACTTTTCTTCCCTTACGTTCATTTACTTTTCCCTTCTTGTTAGGTCGTCTACTGTTTGTTTTGTGGGATGATGAGTTTGTTGTTCTGTTTGACTGTTGGAATTACCTTACACTCCACTAACTGAAGCACTCTAATGCTGAGTATGACTTGGCTCAAGTAATCAATTTGTGAACTTGTTGTTTATCTACCAGACTGGCGTATAATATTATTGAGTAGTAACTTCAGACTGAATAATTTGGACAAAACTGATTCACAGTTTTCATTACGTCTGGAAGCGTTAAACTTAAAAAATTCTGTGTCTTTTGCAATACAGGTTTTCTGAGAGATCAACACAAAGTTAAAATCCTTTTGAGTGATGCAACATCATTGGTTACAGATGTTGAAATACAGGGACA
This window encodes:
- the ints6 gene encoding integrator complex subunit 6, with product MPVLLFLIDTSASMNQRTHLGTTYLDIAKGAVETFMKLRGRDPASRGDRYMLVNFEDVPFGIKAGWKESHAIFMTELRNLQAAGLTSIGQSLRTAFDLLNLNRLVTGIDNYGQGRNPFFLEPAIIITITDGNKLTSSGGVQDELHLPLTTPLPGSELTKEPFRWDQRLFALVLRIPGNASVEPEPLGGVPPDDSPITPMCEVTGGRSYSVFSQRMLNQCLESLVQKIQSGVVINFEKTGPDPPPLEDAPAEVVKSGPQAWHCCHKLIYVRPNPKTGVPIGHWPIPEAFWPDQNSPTLPPRSAHPHIRFSCLDAEPMVIDKVPFDKYELEPSPLTQYILERKSPHTCWQVFVCNSAKYSDLGQPFGYLKASTALNCVNLFVMPYNYPVLLPLLDDLIKVHKFKPTIKWRQSFENYLKTMPPYYIGSLRKALRIMGAPNLLADNMEYGLSYSVVSYLKKLSQQSKIEYDRLIALIGKKQPPEAGIKVRWRGGGISLAQRRDFIQQLQSLSGEAPTLPLELNPKEFQGFQLALLNKGLKPQSFRNPYDIPRSHLLDQLSRMRRNLLNTSVCTLRGQDSDQLHSVPIAQMGNYQDFLKAAPQPLRDADPEQPKRLHTFGNPFKLDKKGMMIDEADEFVTSPQNKGKRPGDSSNMTGGGPKRRRCMSPLLRLGRAYTPPVTPPASPRPTDMDTNDGAAEPDLIINHLNQNHYGSDESSDSELDQPSEPGDHQENHTAAEPEDLRHGDVEEEEDEEENGQPQAGELQPGSEGGAEMVLVEDQPPRYLTPAALKKHIHIETTKVNNELRTLITREIRKPGRHYEKIFLLLKQIQGTLDTRLIFLQNIIKEAARFKKRVLIEQLENFLEEIHNRSNNMNHVDTL